One Natator depressus isolate rNatDep1 chromosome 6, rNatDep2.hap1, whole genome shotgun sequence DNA window includes the following coding sequences:
- the LOC141989979 gene encoding uncharacterized protein LOC141989979, with protein MQSSSAEVTMMESQNRKRAPARTKREVRDLIAVWEEESVLSELHSSFRNAKTFVKISQGMKDRSHNRDPKQCRVKLKELRQAYQKTRGANGCSGSEPQTCRFYDELHAILGGSATTTPAVLFDSFNGDGGNTEAGFGDEEDEEEEEEEVVDSSQQASGETGFPDSQELFLTLDLEPVPPKPTQGCLLDLAGGEGTSAACVSMITGSSPSQRLVKIRKKMHS; from the exons atgcagagctcatcagcagaggtgaccatgatggagtcccagaatcgcaaaagagctccagcacggaccaaacgggaggtacgggatctgatcgctgtatgggaagaggaatccgtgctatcagaactccattccagttttcgaaatgccaaaacctttgtcaagatctcgcagggcatgaaggacagaagccataacagggacccaaagcagtgccgcgtgaaacttaaggagctgaggcaagcctaccagaaaaccagaggggcgaacggctgctccgggtcagagccccaaacatgccgcttctatgatgagctgcatgccattttagggggttcagccaccactaccccagccgtgttgtttgactccttcaatggagatggaggcaacacggaagcaggttttggggatgaagaagatgaggaggaggaggaggaggaggttgtagatagctcacagcaagcaagcggagaaaccggttttcccgacagccaggaactgtttctcaccctggacctggagccagtaccccccaaacccacccaaggctgcctcctggacctggcaggcggagaagggacctccg ctgcatgtgtttcaatgatcacaggatcttctccttcccagaggctagtgaagattagaaaaaaaatgcactcatga